The genomic interval GCCAGGACTACATCCGCACGGCGCGCGCCAAGGGGCTGGTGGAAGGGCGCGTCGTCTTCCGCCACGGGCTCAAGAACGCGCTGATCCCCATCATCACCGTGGTCGGCGTGCAGGCGGGCTATCTGCTGGGCGGCGCCGTGCTGACGGAGACGGTCTTCGCCTGGCCCGGTGTAGGGCTCCTCATGGTGCAGGGCATCCTCGCGCGCGATTTTCCCCTCGTGCAGGGGTGCGTGCTCGTTATCGCGCTGACGTTCGTGCTGATCAATCTGGCCGTCGATCTCCTCTACGCCTACCTCGACCCGCGCATCCAGTATGAGTAGGCGCTTCGGCCGGAACCGCCTGGCGGTGCTCGCCACGCTGGTCATCGTGGGCGTAGTCCTGGCGGCGCTCCTGGCTCCCCTCCTGCCGCTCGCCGACCCCGACACCGTGGACACGCCGAACCGCCTGCGCCCACCGCTCACGCCCGGGCATCTCCTCGGCACGGACGAGTTCGGCCGCGATCTCCTCTCGCGCCTCGTCTGGGGCGCGCGCATCTCGCTCCTGGCGGGCGCGGCCTCCGCGGCCGCGGCAATGCTGTTCGGCGTGGTGCTCGGGGTCTTCGGCGGCTACTACTCGGGCTGGCCCGAGACGGTCATCATGCGGCTCACCGATATCCTGATGGCCTTCCCGTACATCCTGCTGGCCATCGCCATCGTGGCGGGCCTGGGCCCGGGCCTCCGCAACGCCATGATCGCCATCGCCATCGTGGGCTTCCCCTTCTACACCCGCCTCGTGCGCGGCATCGTGCTCTCCGTCCGCGGGCGCGAGTTCGTGGAGGCCGCGCGCGCGCTCGGCAGCCCCGACCGCCTGATCCTCGTCCGCCACATCGTGCCGCAGCTCATCTCGCCAGTCGTGGTGGCCTTTAGTCTCGATGTCGGCGCGAAAATCCTGGCGACGGCGGGGCTGTCCTTCCTGGGCCTGGGGACTCAGCCGCCCACGGCCGACTGGGGCAGCATGCTGGCGACGGGCCGGCAGTTCGTCATCCTGAGCCCCCACGTGGTTCTACTACCCGGGCTCGCCATCTTCGTGATCGTGCTGGCCTTGAACCTGGTGGGCGACGCCCTGCGCGATCTCCTCGACCCGCGGACGTATTCGCGCTGAGGGAGGTGTCCTGACCCCTCTCCTCGAGGCCAGCAGGGGTTAGGTCCCCACGCGCTGAACCTGGCCCGGGGCGGTCGAAGCAATAGCCCCGAGGATCGCCGGAACCAGGGGCCTGAGGTGCTGCAAGCGGTTGGATGCGGCATACACGATGACGACTCCGAATGGGAACCCCGCGATGGGCTGCTGGAACTCGATGCCGCGGTCCATCGTGATCAGGACATCGTAGTCGCCGCTCATCCGGCGAAGGAGATCGCCATTCGTGATGCCGGCCCAGCCGCGTCCAACCACGGTATCGACGTCGTGGCCGGCGAGCTCCAGGGCGAGATCTACGGGCAGGTGCTCGTCAAGAAGGACGCGCACCGGCCAGGAGCGAGGCGCGGGCGAGGTCGAGCGCGGCGATGGCCTGTTCGCGCTTCACAGACGGAAACTGGTGGAGAAACTCGTCGAGAGTATCCCCACCTTCCAAATGATCGAAGAGCGATTGCACTGGGACCCGCGTGCCGACAAAAACCGGGGTGCCACCGAGGATGTCTGGATCGCTCTGGACGACTTGGCTCAGCTGCATCATGCGAATCTCTCCATGGTTTCCCTCGAGATGCTGTCCTCGTAACAAAGAATACCGCAGTTCGTCTTCGGGGCGAAGACGTATCCTTCGGGGCACACTTCAAGCAGCTAGCGCTTCGCGTCCCGGAGCGCGGTCCAGAGCCGCGCGGGGGTGAGCGGCATGTCGAGGTGCGTGATGCCCAGCGGCGCCAGCGCGTCAACCGCGGCGTTGACGACCGCGGGCGGGATGCCGATGCAGCCGGCCTCGCCCACGCCCTTGGCCCCGAGCGGGTTGCGCGGTGAGGGCGTGCAGGTCTTCTCGATGAGGACATGCGGCACCTCGTCGGCGCGCGGAATCGCGTAGTCCATGAGGGTGCCGGTCAAGAGCTGGCCGTCGCCGTCGTAGACGATCGCCTCGAGGAGCGCCTGCCCCAGCCCCTGAGCGAGGCTGCCGTGAAGCTGGCCCTCGGCAAGGAGCGGGTTGATGATGGTGCCGGCGTCGTCCACCCAGACCAGCCGTTCGATGACGAGCCGCCCGGTCTCCGCCTCGATCCGGACCGCGCAGACGATCGCGCCGAAGGTCCAGACCTCGGTCTCGGGCTGAAAGTACGTGGCGGCCTCGAGGCCCGGCGTATCGCCCTGCGGCAGGGCGTGGCCGCCCGCGTAGGCCGCGACCGCCACCTCGCGCCACATCACGCGCCGCTGCGGCACGCCGGTGACCTGGAAGCCGCCGGTGACGCCGATGACGTCGGGCACGGCGGCCTCGAGCAGCCTAGCCGCGATGCGCCGGCCCTTCTCGCGGACTTCGACGGCGACGCGCTGGAGCGCGCTGCCGCCGAGCGCGACGCTCCGGCTGCCAAAAGTGCCGAAGCCCTCGGGTCCCGAGCGCGTGTCCCCGTGGACCACGACCACGTCGTCCGGCGTGACGCCCAGGTGGTCGGCTACGATCTGGGCAAACGTCGTCTCGTGCCCCTGCCCGTGCGCGCTCGAGCCGGTGATGGCCGTCACCCGCCCCGACCGCTCGACCTTGATGCTGCCACTCTCCCAGCCGAGCGCGCACGGCTCGACGTAGGAGGCGAGGCCGATCCCGACGGTCTCCCCGCGCTCTCGACGCCCCGCCTGCT from Candidatus Rokuibacteriota bacterium carries:
- a CDS encoding ABC transporter permease encodes the protein MSRRFGRNRLAVLATLVIVGVVLAALLAPLLPLADPDTVDTPNRLRPPLTPGHLLGTDEFGRDLLSRLVWGARISLLAGAASAAAAMLFGVVLGVFGGYYSGWPETVIMRLTDILMAFPYILLAIAIVAGLGPGLRNAMIAIAIVGFPFYTRLVRGIVLSVRGREFVEAARALGSPDRLILVRHIVPQLISPVVVAFSLDVGAKILATAGLSFLGLGTQPPTADWGSMLATGRQFVILSPHVVLLPGLAIFVIVLALNLVGDALRDLLDPRTYSR
- a CDS encoding DUF5615 family PIN-like protein yields the protein MRVLLDEHLPVDLALELAGHDVDTVVGRGWAGITNGDLLRRMSGDYDVLITMDRGIEFQQPIAGFPFGVVIVYAASNRLQHLRPLVPAILGAIASTAPGQVQRVGT
- a CDS encoding DUF433 domain-containing protein, with the protein product MMQLSQVVQSDPDILGGTPVFVGTRVPVQSLFDHLEGGDTLDEFLHQFPSVKREQAIAALDLARASLLAGARPS